The genome window tgagttaattattttatttcccTAATGCAGCTACATGGGGTGGATGATAACGTAGGCAGGagtaaaaaaataatgacaGCCATGTCAAGGCGGATGAGCAGGAACAAATACATCATTGGCTTCATAGTAGCAGTCCTTGTTCTCTCAATCATACTAATCTTGTACTTCAAATTGAAGTAGGTGGTGGTGGAATTTAGCACGAATCATGGCTGTGTTCTTGAGACATTCAGAAGCTATTGTAAAGTTTGCTCCAGTTCAAGTATACAATAATTTGATACATTTtcgttttaaaatttgattggcGATGAATGTTGTTGTTAATGCGTTATATGAATTTCGACAATATTTGATTTCACAGTGTGACTACTATGTTCTAGTTTCTTGTTTTCAGTTATGTATTCCTGCTTGCCGTGAATGATAGAGCCCAATTTGTTAAGTGATATTTATTAATGACTATTACTTTTTCTAAAACTAGAATTTGTTCAACTTGTGTTTAAATATCATCATATAATCTTTAAGAAGCCGCCTTAATATAGTTGATTAATTAAAGATTCAAATCAACAGAAAACCATGACCGCATGCTCAAAGCAATAGGACGGACGCTTTCAGAGGCGAAAGTTTCTGAAGCACATTATACCAAATTGTCTACAAGTCcatgtttatttttattctttttttataatcaaattgaGAGGATGAAAAATTTATGTCAGAAACAACATTTTATagagaattttattatatttaaagtagAGCGTCACTTGTATAATAATACTATTCAGAAACACAgttcttataattttattgtcaGACACAAATTCACACAAAAAGTTGTACATATAATTATTTCTTATATGTTGTTAACATCCATTTGAATtactcaaataattataaattaattactatATTTTGAGGCGCATTAACAGGAACTTTTCTATTTTGATACTCTTTCCATACTAACATGAGAATTAGTGTTTGGGGCCTTTGGAGTACTGCAACCAATTTGCATTTCGGTTACGTTTCGGCAGTTCCAGTATTTTCCTTGGAACGTTTTGGAATCATGAGTCTTTAAGAATATTTTACAGCTAAAGATAAATTAGTTTTCCTTTTTTCCTTCATGTAATTAAGTATGAAATGAAGAACATCAATGTAAAATGTCCATTACAAGTTACTTATAAGAAAGAAACAGGTTTTGGTAGCAAAAATTCTGCAAGTCCGCCCCCTATATTATTACATTCTGACAGTAATATACAACTCTGATCACGAAAATATAGCAGATGTTCCAGATCATTATCATAATCTATATAAGAACCTCATGTTGCACTGGTTTTATCTCATAAGCCTCCGGCTTCCTGGACTTAATTCAGCCGCCATAAACGATATCATACTATCCGAGTATCTCCCTCTTAAATTGGCTGTAGTCTGCAATCAGACTACCATTAACCTTATGCTTCATGTTCCCTATCAATCTCTGTAGTAACTGTTCCGCGAAAGCACTACATTAGTTATGGTGCCATAAAGATATGTCATGACGAAACTAGTGCGTTGGGTTCATGGTCTTACCGACTCTGCTACCCCTCTGCGGATATCCTCAGGGACCAAAGCAAGAACTGGAGGCACAGCAAAGCTCATGCTCATTTGTAATCGACCTTTTAAGCTTGGCTTCGTTCGTCGATCAGCATACATTTCCCCCTTTACAAGTAGCGAAAAGGTAGATGGCGTGACAATGTCATCTAGCCCTTTAAGCTCCCATCTTAACTGCAGAAAACAGATATGGTTTTAGGCTTGAAGTGATGGCGCAAATGTTAGTTACAGCCTGCAATTGAAAAACCTACAATATCAAGCTCAAGGACTTTAGTGATATCTGAAGAAACTCCATCTGGGTAATCTATTCCAGCGGATTTACATCTCAATCTAACATCAACTACTGGCACAACAGTTAGATATAAAAACTGTGTAGGTAACATATGGATTCTCCACTCTTCCTGCAAAAAACAGTGTATTTAAACCCGAAAGAGTTAAAACTTGTTGAATTACTTAGAGAACTGATTCTCATTTCATCGACAAGATTTAGGAATACAAAGGTAGAAAAAGAGATGGCAGAGAAACCTCAGTCAGTCGTTGGCTTCTCTTCGTGTCGGGAAAAATGGCTTTGAATACTCTAGGCTTATCCTCCAGATACCGATCAAAGGAAGCCTGTCAATCAAATTAACCCCTGCtctataaatcaaaaatcactctTCACTTTGGTTTGCTAGCTTAAACCATAGAAAGTGTTCTATCATTGGGATTTTGTGTGTTTGTCTTCTACCAATCTACTAGTAAATTTGAGAAGCTAAACATATGTTGAATTCAGATACAAagctaaattataaaaaaataaagaagaaagcAAGGAAACGAAATTGGATACATTACCCCAGGATGTTCATAGAGTGGGATGTTTGTAGAAATTCTTGAAGAGTAAGTAGAAGTCGAAGCAGAAACACCAGGCAATGCCATCTTCATCTTCTGCTTCTTCACCTCCATCGATACCGTCCGTCCACTGTGCACATTACTTCCCCGGCTGCTGCTGTTACAGGGCTGCCAGGCTCTACTTGCGGCCATAACACCCGAGAATGAGCTCTTCTGCCATGAGGCCACGGCCGCAAAATCACCCATAATCCCTTGTGTAAAAAATACTAGTAATTCATAATGTATAATATTTCACAAACATACACGCTTGTTTACGCCTGCATTGATCCTGCGCCCTGTTGTTAGTCAGGGAGAGGAGTAGAGGGAAAGAGAGAgcagataatataattatatcttcACTTGGCGCTTTGTATCTTGCGTGGCGACTTTTTACTTGTCAACTTCAGACCACTAATCTTATAAGTGGTTGGTGCTACCAAGATGTTTGGCACAACTGAAAATAAGGCaaaattttaagcaaaaaaaattAGGCCTGAACAAAATTCAGGCTACAATTTAGAACTGTGAGGTGACTATTGGTTTCTTCCCAAGTTGCCAGCTGCCAAATTAAAGATGCAGAACATGAAATAAAAATGGGAAAATTAAATCTAAAGTCCCTGAATTATAGGCACTttttttttctaggtccctgaactataaatgtcaattcataagtaatttaactcttgattttttcctACCTGAGTCCTTCCGTTAGATCTAATTTGACGCCGTtagtttttccggcgaacttggtCGGAAAGGCTCAAATCCGGTGAGCTCGAATTTTCCGACGAGGCTAATTTGAACACTAAAAATCacgaaaattatatgaacatgcTCATAATTACACGATCTATCAATCTAAATCATTATAATTCGAAAAAaagctattaaaatgaaaactaatattcaactcaaaattcgaaaattaccaaactaaatGTTGATGATATAGATGGATAGGGGATTGAAAAACGAGCAATTTGATTACTCAAGCTTCAAATTTGGATACCGGAATCACCTTCAAAGTTATCTTTGATTCTCATGAACTTAAGAAGAACTAACGGCGTTAAACCAGATCTAACGAAAGGACCCAAATAGGAAAAAATCAAAAGTTtaattacttatgaattgacatttatagttcagggacctagaaaaaaaaatgtccatagttcagggactttagaattaattttcccaaTAAAAATTGGCCGTTTTATGCTCATACAGGTTGATTGTTCTGGCTGATACATTATTGGCATTAGGAAGTCAGGTTTGTAACATCATACCCATCCATGAAGCAGAGCCTTCATGCCCTCAGCTGATAAGCTGAAGTTGTGGTGATGAACAATCAAGTACATGATACAAGCTTGTACAAGCTACTATCTATTGGTAGTACATTTTATCTCAACTTTTATGAAGTGGTAACCtaattagcaaaaaataaaAGTGGGAATGATCTAGCCATAGCCACACCAGTGGAGTAGTTGCACGGAACAAATTCTAAGCAGCATATGGTATTTTCAAGGCCATTCTTTGGGCCAACCATGGCCTTTCAGGATTTGGATCAATGAAAGTGTGCCTGAGGAACTCCTCTGCTTCTTCGTCTACTAGTTCTCTCGCCCATGTTACCCGTTTTGATGCACAACTACCTGGTCCAAAACACCTGCATCAAGTAGAAAAACCCTTTATATCATTGGCAATGACGGGGATTCTGGGAACTGTGTAGGTTTGTTcttctaaaaattttaaatgtcaAATCAAGAAGTTGAGTTCCACCGGTTGACTGTAACCCATTCATCTTTCCAAAaattacttgattatttaaTCTTAACAGACTACAAAATATACAGGTCTAGAAATTTTTATGCTTACAAACTTGCAGATCAAAACACAACTTCTTTTAAAGCTTTGTATCCTTATCCTTTCATTCATGTCTTAAGGTAAGTTTGTTATTGTTTTGGggtgaaattatataatttattgcaataaaaaatatgtttcaTTATTCATTTATACTGGCTATGAAGTACCTGTACTCATAAAAGCAAGCACTCCTCTCGTTCTCAGGCTTTCCCCAATTATTCCAACCATGATCTCTGATACATGCATCCATATATGTGTATGCAAAAACCACCCTTCCAAAAGGGCCCCATGGTCGTCCAAGATATGCATATGGTGCCCCTCCATTGCCAGTTATCACACACCTGATTGACATTTAACACTAAATGGTAAGCACATCCAAAAAAAGAGATCCCTACATGAAAAAAAGAAGGGGTAGATCTCACGGGTACAAAAATGTTAGTGATTGCAGAATGAGCAAGACAGTCAAGGTCAAGGATATGTAATGATTTACGAGGAGTTATGGAATTAATCTTTAGAACATGAAGTGGGAATTTAGGAGGAGATATGGGATTAATCAATATCTACGACATCATCTCAGATTCTAAGTTCACAGTTGCATATATTTCTACACAGATGTTCAAAGCATTCCTACTCTCAATCAGCTATGCAGAAGGGAGTAATGAATGTTCAAACAACTAATGCTGCATAAAATGTAGTAAAAAACTAATTGATATTTCACAACATAAGGCTGCAGTTACCAACTCCAGAAATGGACGATATGTAGAAAATAGAAGACACAATATAAACATTTATAGTAGACTACATTCTTTAGAAATTCCTCAACAGGTgtaactttaatatatatattggcCAAAAAAAATCTAAGATTTAAATGTCAGTTAGAGTTTCCGGCATCCTTCTACCAAGACATTCTCAAAATTCTGTGATATGCAAGCACATCATATATACTCcccctgtttttttttttacgctTTGACTTCTGGCGCACACATATCTTTAGGTGTTTTGACCgtattgttaaaattattacttCAATCTCTATATTCTTATTCTGATTACAAATACTTGAtcataattttaattcacaaaaaagaaATAACTGAAACTAATAACTTTTACTATACTGTCAAAGCTCCTAATGTATGCCAAACGTTAAAGcgtcaaattaaaaaaacagaggCGGTGGGCACGATGCACAAATTATAATAAGAATTAATGTAATTAAGGTTGAGGTACACTTAAGGGACAGAAGAAGTTCTATTTGATTGGCTATAGCTTGAAGAAATTGACAGTTTGAATTGGATTCAAGGTACCACGACCTCATTGTGCAACTGCGGAATTCTAAAAGGTAtatatagtactccctctgtttgcAAATAAATGACGTTTAAGGATTTTGCACAACTATTAAGGAGAGTCATTGTTGCAAGCTAAAAGGCAtcgattattttatttaaattctaGTATACCCTCCACTGTGTATCTGTGTCTGCTTTGAAATGTAAACAAAACAAGGGGAGGGGAGGAAACCATTCAGATATGGAGCATGGGGGAAAGAGAAAGAGAAATATAAAGCCACAAATGATGATCTTTAAAACGCCGTTTATATgcaaacagagggagtagtaaacaACATTACAAGCAGAACTTATACGTTAAGACAAGACTGGCTCATTACAAACCTCAAGAAAACATAACCAGTGGTCTCTTGGGAAGATTTCCTACTCTGTGCAGTTATGTAACCAGATGACTTGCAGTGTATATGGCAATGCTCCAGCAAAGCAGTACTATTTCCAAAAATGAAGTCCACGCTTCCCTCGATGTAGCAATCCTTCAGATATTGTTTTCCATAATGCAAATAGAGAGTATCCTGGGCatacataatataaaaagaaGGTCAAATTAGCTTATAATTAATGCATCCTTTACTCTTTAGACAGAACACCTGTAGTGTTGTCCAGCCAACGAAAGAGGCTTCAAgccaatattaaaatttacaaaaaagaaCATTGACATGAAAAAGTTAACATCTGATATATGAATGTGATCCCGCGACATAAGAACAAGAGAGGGGTGGGGGGAGTCCAAGAGAGTAGcaaaaaatacataacataGTAGGGTTTCAGCCTACAATGCGAAGATATAACAAGCACGAAGTGACGAACGCAACAACACAGTCACATAAAAGCAAAAGATTAACGTGCTTTGGTTTTCAGACCATCTCCACAAGGCGAAGATGATAATTTCACCAATATCACAATATATTACAAGTAGAATACATCTGCAATACATGTACACTGTCCTATCCTACCCTTTCACCTTTCTCACATAACTCTCCCAATAAAACTCTAAACACCTAATATGAAGCTAGATAATCCAACCCCAGCTGGCTAGATACTAAAACTCAACTAAAAATTTCAGGACAATTTCTAACAGATCCCCACCAAAGAGTTGTAGTAACGCAAGTATCAATATCAACCCACTAAATATCCAGAACCACCAATATCAAAAGAGGCACCATTGTATCACAAAACAAAATCACTTtactacatatatacatacatgttgACTGTTCTTCACTcctaaataatcaaatttacaCATTATTAGCACCACCTAATACCACCAAAATTACAAATGCAATGCAATCTCGCAAATCAAAACTCAACACGAACGATATATGATCTCCATCGACTGTCCTAGCGGATGCGCATCTCCTCTTAGTAATAAGATGTTGCGGGTTCAAGCCTCAGTGGAGGAATTAGTCACGGGTAGATGTGCACTGTATATATTTATCTAACAAATTGAGTTACTTACTGAACCTATGTGGCAACAAAACCAATGCCCGCGTCCAAACAGTAGCACATGTATCCTTTCAACAATAAAGTGGTTAATATATACCTTAATTCAGTGGTATTGAAACCTCGTTGAATTGGCATGCAACTCATGTTAAATCAGTGTTAATTACCTAAGTAAATATTAAGTTAATTGTAAAATATTCAGGTGCAATCCAATTTCAACCTGAACCAACAGCTCTGACACGAATTGCGAAGAGAttacatattataaaataataataataataataatataagatcaGCATTTTACCAATTACACTTAATACATACAAAGATGAAATGCAGGATGTAGCGAAATAATATAGCCAGTTTCATATTACAACACCAAACACAAACAATCatgatcaaaaaaaaattaatacgtAGTTCAATCACTTCAGTCTACTTAACTTATATACGAGAAATAGAATATTTTCACCATTATCTCAAGATATCGCAGAGTATAATGCTCACACCAAATTTAAAGCATCCAATAAGagaatattataagttaaaaatttaACAGAAGGCCTTAATTTTAATCACATCGTGACAGAGCAGAGGATACC of Daucus carota subsp. sativus chromosome 3, DH1 v3.0, whole genome shotgun sequence contains these proteins:
- the LOC108211714 gene encoding uncharacterized protein LOC108211714, which codes for MGDFAAVASWQKSSFSGVMAASRAWQPCNSSSRGSNVHSGRTVSMEVKKQKMKMALPGVSASTSTYSSRISTNIPLYEHPGASFDRYLEDKPRVFKAIFPDTKRSQRLTEEEWRIHMLPTQFLYLTVVPVVDVRLRCKSAGIDYPDGVSSDITKVLELDILRWELKGLDDIVTPSTFSLLVKGEMYADRRTKPSLKGRLQMSMSFAVPPVLALVPEDIRRGVAESLLQRLIGNMKHKVNGSLIADYSQFKREILG
- the LOC108210976 gene encoding pectinesterase 31, giving the protein MARVIQVAGNGSGDYVTIQEAIDSVPLGNTCRTVIRVAPGIYKQPIYVPKTKNHITLAALAPEITVISWDNTATKIDHHQASRIIGTGTFGCGTTIVEGEDFIAENITFQNSAPEGSGQAVAIRVTADRCAFYNCRFLGWQDTLYLHYGKQYLKDCYIEGSVDFIFGNSTALLEHCHIHCKSSGYITAQSRKSSQETTGYVFLRCVITGNGGAPYAYLGRPWGPFGRVVFAYTYMDACIRDHGWNNWGKPENERSACFYEYRCFGPGSCASKRVTWARELVDEEAEEFLRHTFIDPNPERPWLAQRMALKIPYAA